A region of the Scatophagus argus isolate fScaArg1 chromosome 14, fScaArg1.pri, whole genome shotgun sequence genome:
gtgtttgtcacCTCATACACCAGACCTGTAAAATTCTGGGAGCGAGACTACAAGTATGTGTTTGAAAATTTCACATTGGTACAAAGTCCAAATCTAAAATAAATCCATTCAGTTCTGATTccagtttgtcatgtttgcagCACCAAACGTGTCGATCATTCCAACACCAGACTTGCCACTCAGTTGGACCGCAACCCAGGTATGCCATGCACACTCAGTCACCATCTAATTATCTCTGACTCGTCTTTATTTTTGCTCTGTAGCTATGGTGATGGTCCTCTCTTTTCTGACAGGTGCTGATGACAACAATCTGAACTCGATCTTCTATGAGCACCTGACGCGCTCTCTGCAGCACAGTCTGTGTGGAGACCTGCTGCTCGGCCGCTGGGGCAACTACACCACAGGCGACTGCTTCATCCTCGCCTCGGACTACCTCAATGCCCTGGTCCACATTATCGAGATCGGCAACGGCCTGGTCACCTTCCAGCTAAGGGGTCTAGAGTTCAGAGGTCAGCGGAGGGGGGGGGCTGATGGAGGTTGACACTGTTGGGTGCTCAGTTTTATTCACTTACCTGCTGGTTGCTGGTCATTTGGGTGTCTGTctcatttatattatttataggGAACAGTATGTTACAGCTGAGCCAGTAGTTTGCATGTAAAAAGTGACATCCTGGTATTTTGAGTGGCACTGCAGATCTGTACacatatttgttcatttttgtgtaatattactttttctgccagttctgatagtttatttttattcttctgaaTAAAAGAGCAGTTTCATGGCTGCTGGTTTATTTTGAGGTTGTTCGAGACTAAGAAAAATAGATGGTGTGCGTCACTCTCAAAAGAGGTTGTCACTTGCCAGTAAAACAGGgctttaaaatctaaatttatcAACTCTGAGTTATCTTAAATTTGGTTAACACAGATGGTGTTTATTCTTGTATTCTTTATTTAATGaggtttttaaattgtattaaaTTTAACTTTACAGTACTTTAGAACCATATACAGGAAAGCTCTTTGAAAGTGCCACTCTGGTCTGTGCAGGTACTTACTGTCAGCAGAGGGAGGTAGAGGCCATCACAGAGGGGGTAGAAGAGGATGagggttgctgctgctgtgaaccTGGTCACCTCCCCCACATGCTATCATTTAATGCTGCCTTTGGACAGCGCTGGCTGGCCTGGGAGGTGGCCGCCACCAAGTATGTGCTAGAGGGCTACAGCATCAGTGACAACAACGCAGCCTCCATGTTGCAAGTTTTCGACCTCCGCAAGATCCTTATCACGTACTATGTCAAGGTAAGCTGATGGCTCAAGATTGTATCTCATAATCTGATCTTTCTGCATGTTTACTCTTGCTCTGTTTTACATGTCCTATTGCTGTAAGAGAATCTGTTTTGTGAAATGATAACTGAACTTGTAGCCTGTGATACTGATGTGAAAACCTTGATGGTTGAATAATTTGGATTggattctctttttttttttgtcttccatgAACAGAGCATCATTTACTATGTGAGTCGATCCTCAAAGCTGGAAGAGTGGCTGACTAATGAGACCGTTCAGGAGGCTCTGCGGCCTTGTCTGGGCCCTAACTATGTAGACAGCGACCCCACCTTCAACCTGAACATTGATGAGGACTACGACCACAGGGCCTCTGGCATTACACCCTCGTCTTTCTGCATGGTTTACCTGGACTGGATTCAGTATTGCAACAGCAGGCGTCAAACGGTTAGATTGTCCACaacatttatattaaaaatcacacacaggcCAGCATTGTTTTCGTCTTTTTTTCACCCTACTAGTTGTCCATATTCTGATCCTTTGCTGAGCTGCTACCAAATGTGACCTGCCCTCATTTGTCCAAAAACACAGCTAAACCCATACACAACATTACTCTGCAAATCAAGAAGTTATCATGAACCTAGTAAAACTGTAATGCAAAAAAGGGAGAAGTAATGTCTCTACATCTGGTGATGAAACCAAATGTCCACAGGATCTGCTTGTTCAGCATACAGTAAAGTAATATGACATCTTGTCACAtcctttttcttgtctttctttttgtattcATCGTGtacagaataaaagaagaaggagCAGTTATATTGTTCATCTAAAATTTTTACTTTGAGTGATCATAGTCAATATTTGAACCCATATCCTGGTCCAACCTGGGTAGTGTTTTTTGAACAAGCCAAACAATGTTTCATTGTTTATCTTTAACTTCTGTATGGTGTTATAGCCGGTGACCTGCGAAAGAGATTCTCCACTTGTCaacctttgttttggactgtgtATCCTTGGAAGAAGAGCTCTGGGCACAGCCTCCCACAGCATGTCTGCGAGGTAAGACCACAAGGCCATACCAGCATGTGGCTAATACCACCCGCCACTACCtatttactgtatgtgctaGCAACATGCGagagttatttttatttatctgtttgacAGCTTGGAGCCATTTCTCTATGGCCTCCATGCACTCTTCAAGGGAGACTTTCGCATCACGTCTCCCAGGGATGAGTGGGTGTTTGCAGATATGGACCTGCTGAATCGAGTTGTGGCACCAGGAGTGCGGATGTCCCTCAAACTCCATCAGGTAGCGTTtatcagagaggaagaaaaccaGCCCTGAGGGTAGAATAATGACTTGTCACTGAGACCAACTCTGCATTTCCCTCCAGGATCACTTTACATCTCCCGATGAGTACGAGGATCCTATGGTCCTTTATGATGCCATCACTGCCAACGAGGAGAAGATGTTGATATCTCACGAAGGTGACCCCGTATGGCGCAGTGCCATTCTAGCAAACATGCCTTCTCTGCTGGCTCTGCGCCATATCATGGATGATGGGAGCGACGAGTACAAGATCATCATGCTTAACAAGAGGTTCCTCAGCTTCAGAGTTATCAAGGTCATAGCTCTTCCTGTTTAAAACTTGGTGTTATTTCTGCCCCGTCTGGCATTGTTTTTATTGgttatttcatgttatttttgtgtgaaattaatGTGATGTATGTGATGCTTTGCCCACCCTGAAACAGAGAAGGGTTATGCTGTGTGTACTTAGGCTGTCCACCTTtgtgctgccccctgcaggtgaacagagagtgtgtgcgtgggCTGTGGGCGGGGCAACAGCAGGAGCTGGTTTTCCTGCGCAATCGCAACCCAGAGCGCGGCAGCATTCAGAATGCCAAGCAGGCCCTGAGGAATATGATTAACTCCTCATGCGACCAGCCCATTGGCTACCCCATTTATGTGTCCCCTCTGACCACCTCGTACGCTGGGGGCCACTGCCAGCTCCGGTCTGTGTGGGGAGGACCCGTCAGCCCACACAACATTTACACCTGGCTCATCAGTAGCTGGGACAGGTAGGTGATCTGGACTTCATATTATAAATGTGCACACAGTCTGAACTCCTAACTCTAATAAATGTTTCTCTGCAGGTTGCAGAAGGGTTGTGGCGCTGGCTGTAACAGCGGAGGGAATATTGAGGACTCGGACTGTGGAGGCGgctccacctccatctctaCCAACCCAGCCATTTATACCACCCAGAGTACACCAGCCTCCAGCCTTCCCCAGCCAAACATCACCACTGTTCAGCCCTCCATGGGTAAGAGCTGAAACCCGGCTTCTTCTCGCCCAACTTCCAACAGCCGCACATGTTAATGCGAGGTCGTGTATATGGGGAGATGATAATCACTGCCTCTAGTCAAAGGTGGCCTCTGGTATCATAATTTAGAATTAAGATGTTGGTCCTTGTTAGTGGGTGATAACCATAAACCTGATTGTATATAAGTAAAATTAACTTGATCAACTTGTCAGGCATTAATTGTTAATGTCAGTTGTCAATAGTCGATACAGTAACAAGGGTTTTATAGACAGCTGAAATAGCTAAGCTGCTGGATGCTGAGATGTTTTTTAATAAAGTATAAATGAAACAGCTTTTCCTGCGTTTCAGGTACAGACAACCCTGTAGGTCCAACACAGAACTGGCCTCACCACCCCCAACCGCTCCCATTAGCTCTTCTCAGCCAGTCAGAGGGCAGGATGGAGGCAGGACTGCTCACTTCTCTGCAGCGTACATCCTCCATCCAGGGGCTCCTCGGCCAGCAGCTGTCCAGCTCCCAGCTCTCCTTCAGTGGCTCTGTGGCTCCACCTCCACTGCCAGGACCAGAGCGCTTCTGCCCAGCGAACCTCCTGGAGAACTCAGGGCACCGAGCGGGCCAGCGGGCTGGCCTCGGCCAGGGTGGCGGACTACACTACGAGAGTCACTTTGGCAAGTGGAGTTTTTCAGGCAGGAAGGGCTTTAATGGACCAGCTGCAGTGGAAGGGGAAGCAGGAACAGTGCAGACCATACGCACACAGGTGAGGATGCTGATAAGTTTGTTTAGTGTTCACCCATATATATAACGTCAGTCTGGTGCATGTCCAGcccacaaaacaacactgtcagTGCACATGTTAAGAGGTTAGTCgaagaaacacagacagtcatttttcagctttttgctTCTTGTCCAGCTTGACTGTGTGCAAAATGAAACGCTAGAATATTGAGTTGATTAGTCAATAACTGATCAAATATGCAAAAGATCTTGTAATTTCTCaactgttttcacttgtgttttgaaGGAAAAGAAGCCCAAATTCTCTGTTTCCAGTGTctgtaatttaaatattttcttgttttcttcatctACTGTAATtataagtaaaatttaaaataaatttaaatatgaaCAAGGGCTGAATAGTAACATTTTGAATCTCCGACCCACTTACTGAATccttatttcatgttttatttacaacagTTCACTTGCTCATAACTCAAACTGTGTACCagtttattttatagttttatagAATAGCTTCAACTTTGTTGCAGTTTaggaacacaaacaggaaatgggcCAGAACTACACAATGCTTTCTCAGATTACGATCAACATTGCTAAGTGGTTAGACAAGTTGTCACTGACCTGAAATGGACTCGACTCGACCAGCTTTCGTGTGGATCGTGATGTTGCTTCTTTGCTACAGCttgttgtgtgctgttttaCATCTTGTTTTGCCTCTGCACTGTTGGTAGTGTCCAGAAGCATTATGTTTAGCCATGACATCTCAGGAAAGGGAATCTGTAAACCTaaagggaatttcttcaaatttggcaacAAAAAATATGTGATAAGAGTTTGATTGTCAAAGAacaaggtcactgtgacctcacaagacacattttttttttgccataacTTGAGAATTAATATGTCAATCAATCATATGAAGATATGCTTTTCAAAGTCAGTTCTGGTTTTCTGGGaggaacattaaaaaataataataataatctgtctCTCCTTACAGCCTACTCCTCCCGCACCCCTACCAGAGGCCAGTCTGACACAAGATCCTCTGGGAGCCACTCAGACGGTGGATCCAACCCTGCTCACCACAGGGGACCCCCCCGCCCCTCGAGAGGATTCCACAGAGCTGCCTTTACTTGAGCACCTGCGCTGAGTCTGCACTAGAAGACCCGCCCCCGCCCACCCGAGTGACATTCTCTGCAGTGAAAGCACACCGCGATCATCTTCGGACCGGGCCTGGCCCGACCAGACTCATTCCAGCCTTTGGGACTCATTCCATCAACCCTCATTTAACTTAACTTAGTGCAGCTGTGATTTCCTCTTATGGCCCACTGCAGCACTGGATGGATTTGGTCATATTTACACATCACTCTCCTTCTCAGCCAAATGAGTTCAACATCTGATAGCATGCAGAGCTGATGCTCATCATTAAATGATTTAAGCCGACCTCTTTATTCCAAAGTTAGCTTTCATCATGACTTGCCAGGATTGATGATATTCTCtttctgaacattttaatttttttctgacaaagGCACTCAGTGTCTCTATGGACAACCTTTAGGTTGGAGCAGTAGTGACAGGCCAGAAAGGCCAGTGCAATTATAAGGGATATTTTGCTTGAGgattgattatttttctataCTGGAGAATAGAGGATCACCTCTGACTTTGTCTCACTTGACATCTGCAGCAgtgcttttttccccaaaaccaatttaagaaaagaaaaaaaaaaaagaccttacACAAATGTTGCTGTATGTGCAGGTGAAGGATACATGGAAACCATGATaagccttgttttgtttttccccactttACCACACTCACTGAAACTGCAGTCGTGtgtcaaaaaatgtttaacagtaCAAGTTCAGGAGCCTCCAATTTTTCTCCCCTGCACATTATACATATtcagcaaggaaaaaaaaaaacatcacatcccCATCGAAATTGTCATCTTTGTCCTCTGGTGTATTTTTTTAGAGAGGTGCCTGACAACATCAACACTCAACAGTTCTGTCTTAGAGCAAGTTTCAGGGAaaagcaaaaatttaaaaataaaaaaaaaaaaaaatcaaaagaactCCCTTCCATCTTAGCCAACATGTGGTGCTTATGCCGCTAGTTTACAGTCTGTTTAGGCCTGCACACGAGTCCTGAATCTGACTAGCAACATGGAGATGTGGGATGACTTGGGACAGAGCTGGTGCCCATGGATCAGAATCAATCTGTGAAAATTGTGTTGATCACAAACCTGCAAACTGGGAGTGTCAGAAActtaaaagccttttttttgaTGAGTGGAAtgtccttttttgttgttgttgtttttttttttacttgaagAAGCAAGAGTTCCTCAGTGTTTAATGCGCactgagtttgttttctttggatGACCGATCAATGACGCCCTCTCTGAACAGATCCACTCAGCTCATGACTTTTCCAATAGCAGGGACCCACCTCTGCTTTGTGTGGGGAGCTCTGGTTTCTTTGCCTGCAGTATGGCGCCTCACGTTACTATACTACTGCTTCTGCATCTCCTGCTACTACTAATATACCCACTACTACTGCTGTTTCTACCACAGTTAAATCCAGCGTTTTAGTTGGAAATCAACAAAGTTGAATAAATACTGAAAGCAAAGGTGgaatatttatttgattaatatTGTCTTACAGATATCTTTAACGAGATTTGTCAATATGGTGTGCTGATGTATCGAATTGGAAATCTGCCTTCTGTCAACTGTaccacacccccacccacccacctctcCCTCAGTTTGTTTGGTGTCCTCACATTTTTATCATCTCACCAGTGGctggctgttttcttttcctttctttttttttttttttaagtgtataGCATAACTGGAAATATTCCTGAGAAGTCACTTTAAGTTGGTTTCTTTCCCACTCTTGCACTCTTTTGTTCCACTACTGTGAAACACTGATAGGGGGTTGAAGTAGATCATGCAGCATGGGAAAGACGAGAAGTTGGCCGCAGATGTTTCCACAGGTCCAGTGGCTTTGCACCCCCAACCCACGTTGCCAGTCGCCTGCAATGGTTGAATGATTCTGAAAAGCTAAAGCATCGCCTCACCAGAAGACTACCTTGTATGCTCGCTCTCTCACCAAACAACCTCTCGGTAGCAGTGTTCCCTGTAGGAAACTTGAAAGAAGGCCAGCGTTCTCAGGGTctaaaacaggaaagaaattGACTTCTTCTGTGGGAAGACTTTTTGGCCAAAGGGGGAAAACTGAAAGGGggattaaaaagaaataaatgtcaAGACAGGTTGAGTACTGGGATCACGCTGACATTACAGGCGATGCCCCCTTTACAGGGTTTTACTCTCTGGGTTAAAATGTGTTCTGCACACTGCATGCTGTTAAAACCCACACCCCACTTTCAACTCCTCTAACAACATCTGAACAAGGGACACAccatttaaagctttttttgtttttggttgtttttttaaaaaaatctttttagcAGCTCTGAGATTTCTGTCAGTCTCGGCTGTGAAGAAGCTACGACAGGAGCGCGTCAGTACCCCTCTCAAAAACACGTTAGCATCTCCCTCGACTCAGGAAAAACAGAGACGTTCTGatcagtgctgttttctgtttttcttttctcctcattcATCTTACATCCAAAGCAGCAGGGagtgttgtcatttttattacttCATTAGTTTCATTGCTGGGAGTGAGGAAAGCACAAGTTCACAGACAGACCTGGGTGTCAATAAAAAGGGATTTCTCAATCTCTGAAATTATGTACAGCATGtttcatatataaatatatatttaaaatataaatctattttattattattgaattttgGGTTCTTTTACATTTAAGACACTATTGTTGAGGTTTAGGGGAGGGACTCTTGTGTTTACCCATCAGAGGGGAGAGCTGAGTGAAGAGAGACACTCTTCACATTGAAATGTGCAGTTTGGGAAGAATCAGTTAATACTTCTTTTGCACAAAATGTATCATACACCATCCCACTTTGTTTATCGTTTATTTTTAGTTCTTTTGGGAGAGGGGTCTTTTTATTTAAGAAATTTAAGTCGATGTTCAATATTCTGTAcagtttttttatgtgattttttttttctcctcctatttaaattaaaggtttttgtgtctttgtttgcaaATCAGCTGCTCTGAGTGATTTCatttacctgttttttttttttttaattagtattattttttttagtctgGAGAATTTCAAGATTTGGCTTTTAATTTGTACTTTCCTTTAAAATATAATGTTAAACACCCTACAGTGGTGCTGCAGTGCCGTGTATTCTGTATTCAAATGACCCAGTGGTCATGTGCTGTGAATCAGCTAACTTGCTGTTCACCAAGCAATTAACCTTCTTAACCTCTGACTCAGTGCACAGTAattatctaaaataaaaactttaaaatattaacagGAATACGTACAGATAAAGGATCTCTGGTTAGAAACTGAGCGTGTTGACCACATTTGTTTAAGGTTTGTCTCTGCCAGCAGAGAACAGACCTGACAGCCTCCTTCATCTGACATTCAGGTCCTTGCAGTACTTGTCATCGACACAGTGAGCATTATTGATCCAAATAGGTGTTTTTGTTAAAGATTCGACACAGACCATGGTGAACGACTCCATCTGAAGCATCGACATGTTTGCTTGTTCAGAGATAGAGatcatgctgatgtttggcCAAAAGAGACTAAGATCGAATTGTACAAGCGCAGAAGATGTTTTCAGAGTATTTTCTTATTTAGGGCTTGACAAATTCAAAGGCTTTAGGTTTGAGGTGAGGACTTTAAGGTCAGGATACTGAAACTCAACATGGAGGCTTGTCTTGAGGTGTATTTTTGGATAGATGATTAAAGCCAAGGGATCCTGTTTTTATCACgtcatgtaaataaaataccaCACCTACGggaaactgcatttatttttaagcttGTGATGCTGTACAGTGATGCAGTAGTATGCAGGGAGCACGAATTAGGCTGTAAAAATTAATTCTCTACATGAAGCAAAGAGTCTTGGAGGTCTTATTTGACAACAGGGTTGgagaatttcttttctctctcgtTTTTCGTTTTGTTAATTCCTACGGACGTTGAGACGTCAGACAAAGGAGCGCTTCATCAGAGACGGAGTGTACCGTATCTCATTGTAACACTCCTCTTCTTTGCCCTCGCTCCACCTCCTCCCGTCCTGTCCCGTGCGATGGAGCCACAGCACGAGCaccagcagcatcaacagcaccAGGCACATGGACAAGGTGAGCAGCACACCCTGCAGAACGCCTGAGGAGCTGCCTGGGGCTGcgggaaaaaacacaaaaccatcACTGAAATCATTTAGCTGGCTGCAGCggaaaaaggcagagagagtTAACGGGTGATCAAACAGGCTCTCACTGCTGTAGATGGACAGATTGACGTAGCAGTTCTCTGTTCCCAGGAGGTTTGTGGCGGAGCAGCGATACAGGCCGGACGTCTGAGAGGACACGTTGACAATCTGGACGGAGCCTGACAGATcccctgagagacagaaagacccTGATGATGTCCTACTGATGTTATCGGGGGTTATCTCCGCCTGGGCTTGAGACTTTAACGTCTTGAGACTTTGGGTTTGAAATGGCATTTAAGATGCAGGAGCAGGGGGTCAAATTAAAGACAGCATCCAGCTGCTTTATGGGAAGTCTTGGATCCAGTTTTTCcttgttattttttactttaatccGTAGTAGCGAATGAAAGTAATGATATTTCAGCTTCTATTGCTGTGCTTTTAACTCTTTTTAAAACAGTCCCTTCTGATATCCCCAACAATACAAAATTGCTGGAGTGCCCCTTTAACTGTCACTTCATATTGAGGTGTGATTGtcttacataaaaaaaaaaggcaaggtGCGGGTAAATACTTTTTAGAGGCACTGAAGCTGCTTGATGCAGCTTTATCACACTCAAAATGAGGAAAGTACTGAAATCCAATACAAATTTTCCACACATTATAAAATTCAATTTGTGGAAGACAAATTGAATGTTATGAACAATTTCATAAATAATTCTCTGACATCTTTCagaagattttaaaataataaaaacaaaaagattatGATTCTGCAAAAGGGTCCTTAAGGTCTGAGACAAACACTTAATGATGTACACGAGCGGTGTGTTACTGACCCTCCATGTTGATGGGAAGTGCGATTTCCTCCGGATTCAGTTTATCCCAGCGGATCTCTGGAGTGGGGACGCCCTCTGCCACTGAGCAGGACAGCGTGACACTTCCTCCCATTTCAATGTCGCCGTCCCACTGGCACGCAGGCAGCGAAGGTGGCGCTAGAAAAATAATGAGTAGATCGGTTCGTTAAAGGTAAATGATGAATTGCTTCATATGTGTAAGTACCACTGAACTGGCTTCCTCTGACAGAACTGGACAGTATGTGAAACACTCACCCAGAACGCTGAGCTCCAGTTCTCCTATGCCAGGATCTGCGGTCTCGGGCGGGTTGTTGACCATGCAGCGGTAAATACCAGCATCTGATACACGTGTGTCATTCAGGACAATGTCTGCACTCCAGGGTATACCTACAATTGTGGTTTACATAAAATCACCGTATTTTTATCCTTTCATCAATTTCTAAATTCatcctttgattttttttttttttttttttttttttacagttgagAAGTGAATTAAATAAGGCCACAGTTCAAAAAAGGGGTTGGGTGTCTTACCTGTAAAGCCCACCCTGCCAGTGAGGGTTGGATCTTCGATCACCTGTCCATGGTCGTACACAATCACCTGTGAGCGAGAACAGCTCTTAATAAGCAGTTTCAgaccacatactgtacatacagacAGGCTTGTTGGGTTTCACAGAAGCTATTCTATGCTGCACTTTGATTTTGGCTTTAATGTGGATCATGAATCTTCTGGGAAGTTGTTACTACTTTTACCAACATCCAGTGCagaagtgattttaaaaaatgcataaaaatgcaaaCCACCTTCAAGAATAGCTCAGATGTACGGTCAGTTTGTAAGGCTGCAGCTCGTTGAGGGAGTCTGTCAGAGGTGTGTGTTGGGATTCAGACCTGGATTGGGGCATCTGGACTGGAGAAAGGAGCCAGAGTCCAAATGACATTGAGTCTGGAAAGAGGGCTGGAGGTGAAGAAAGAGCAGGGCAGGACCACAAAATCACCCTGAACCACCTTTAGACTGGATTCCCTCATGGTGACCCTGAGTGCAACTGTGTCAATAGACGGGATAGAACAGGTCAAACAATAACTGTACAAgttgtttaaaatatttgcatgttttattctgcttttaaCGTCCCTAGTTTCTCAGTTGATGAGCAGACTGCAGggctcctccctctcctccttcattACTGAAAtaatgacccccccccctccaaaccCCCATCATCCCCaggccttttgtgtgtgtgtgtgtgtgtgtgtgtgtgtgggaattCAGCGTGCATATTAGTCGTTAATTACACTTGACAGATTTGAGGTTGAGCCAAACTCGTCACAGACTGAGCGGAACAACAGCCCACTTCACTGGGACGTGTTCATGAAAACATACTGTCAATTCCCGACATTGTCTCCATGTAGATCGGCAGTTTGTAAAGCGTCAGGCTTTACAGACCCTTTCAAGTTATGACactcaaaatgacaaacatagGCGTTATTGGATAGAACCAAAATTTAAAAtaggctgtttttcagg
Encoded here:
- the zgc:165604 gene encoding immunoglobulin superfamily member 11; translation: MHAWFFGHQLVFKGKEGCLCPCFLSAMGSSARWMLWTLCVCFSPLENVALRVTMRESSLKVVQGDFVVLPCSFFTSSPLSRLNVIWTLAPFSSPDAPIQVIVYDHGQVIEDPTLTGRVGFTGIPWSADIVLNDTRVSDAGIYRCMVNNPPETADPGIGELELSVLAPPSLPACQWDGDIEMGGSVTLSCSVAEGVPTPEIRWDKLNPEEIALPINMEGDLSGSVQIVNVSSQTSGLYRCSATNLLGTENCYVNLSIYSTPGSSSGVLQGVLLTLSMCLVLLMLLVLVLWLHRTGQDGRRWSEGKEEECYNEIRYTPSLMKRSFV